The Rickettsiales bacterium genome has a segment encoding these proteins:
- the gyrB gene encoding DNA topoisomerase (ATP-hydrolyzing) subunit B, which translates to MTAEDASYGADSIKVLKGLEAVRKRPGMYIGDTDDGSGLHHMVYEVVDNAVDEALAGHCDKVEVIINADGSCTVTDNGRGIPTDIHEGEGVSAAEVIMTQLHAGGKFDQNSYKVSGGLHGVGVSVVNALSDWLVLTIWRNGKEHRIRFVRGEAEAPLVVTGDANGKRGTAVTFLPSRDTFANVVDFDYATLEHRLRELAFLNSGVRICLKDLRPAEPVEAEFFYEGGTSAYVTYLDRSKTPLHPVIAVSGEKDGISLEIAMQWNDSYHENMLCFTNNIRQRDGGTHLVGFRAALTRIVNNYAVESGIAKKEKITFSGDDAREGLTCVLSVKVPDPKFSSQTKDKLVSSEVRPVVENVVADKLGQWFEEHPQEAKNIVGKVIEAAIAREAARKARELTRRKGALDMASLPGKLADCQERDPAKSELFIVEGDSAGGSAKQGRSRATQAILPLKGKILNVERARFDKMLSSAEIGTLITAIGTGIGQEEFNIDKTRYHKIIIMTDADVDGSHIRTLLLTFFYRQMPAIIERGYLYIAQPPLYKIKRGTHEAYLKDDAALEAYLVKSALDEAELKIADGKTIAGEELAVWVKESARIAEYIKTLSRRIPVNVVEAAVLTGLFDVDVTEDVAAARVPAFVAKVNELSKDSGGWQCNVESAGYVVTRKVRGVEERYVLDEKFFMSREGRELHNASAQLMQHYAAPLTFVRKGTEISVSTPTALYNAVMEIGKKGSTINRFKGLGEMNPEQLWETTLNPEARTLLKVEVKHAEDAEEVFTTLMGDVVEPRRDFIVSNALSVANLDV; encoded by the coding sequence ATGACAGCAGAAGATGCCTCGTACGGCGCCGATTCCATTAAAGTGCTCAAAGGGCTGGAGGCGGTGCGCAAACGCCCCGGCATGTATATCGGGGATACAGATGACGGTTCCGGCCTTCACCACATGGTCTACGAAGTGGTGGATAACGCCGTGGACGAAGCGCTCGCGGGACATTGCGACAAGGTGGAAGTCATCATCAATGCGGACGGTTCCTGCACCGTGACGGATAACGGCCGTGGTATCCCGACGGATATTCACGAAGGTGAAGGTGTTTCAGCCGCTGAAGTGATCATGACGCAGCTGCATGCTGGCGGTAAGTTCGACCAGAATTCCTATAAAGTCTCGGGCGGTCTGCACGGTGTGGGCGTATCGGTAGTGAACGCGTTATCCGACTGGCTGGTGCTGACAATCTGGCGCAACGGCAAAGAACATCGCATCCGTTTCGTTCGTGGCGAAGCAGAAGCCCCGCTGGTGGTTACCGGCGATGCAAACGGCAAGCGCGGTACGGCGGTAACATTCCTGCCCTCCAGGGATACGTTCGCCAACGTGGTTGATTTTGACTATGCGACACTCGAACATCGTCTGCGCGAGTTAGCGTTCCTGAATTCCGGTGTACGTATCTGCCTGAAAGATTTACGCCCTGCAGAGCCTGTCGAAGCAGAATTCTTTTATGAAGGTGGCACAAGCGCGTATGTGACCTATCTCGATCGCAGCAAAACCCCGCTGCATCCGGTGATCGCGGTGAGCGGCGAAAAGGACGGTATTTCGCTGGAAATCGCCATGCAGTGGAATGATTCCTACCACGAAAATATGCTGTGCTTTACCAACAATATCCGCCAGCGTGACGGCGGCACCCATCTGGTGGGCTTTCGCGCGGCGCTGACACGTATTGTAAATAATTACGCAGTGGAAAGTGGCATTGCGAAGAAAGAAAAAATTACCTTCTCCGGGGATGATGCGCGCGAAGGCCTGACCTGCGTGCTCTCGGTAAAAGTGCCTGACCCGAAATTCTCCTCGCAGACCAAGGATAAGCTGGTCAGTTCGGAAGTGCGCCCGGTCGTGGAAAACGTAGTGGCGGACAAGCTTGGCCAGTGGTTTGAAGAACATCCGCAGGAAGCGAAGAATATCGTCGGCAAAGTGATTGAAGCGGCAATCGCGCGTGAAGCCGCTCGCAAGGCCCGCGAACTGACACGCCGCAAAGGTGCGCTCGATATGGCGAGCCTGCCGGGTAAGCTCGCGGACTGCCAGGAACGCGATCCGGCCAAATCCGAACTCTTCATCGTAGAGGGGGATTCGGCAGGCGGTTCGGCCAAGCAGGGACGCAGCCGCGCCACGCAGGCGATCCTGCCGCTCAAAGGTAAAATCCTGAACGTCGAACGCGCGCGTTTCGACAAGATGCTCTCCTCAGCCGAAATCGGCACGCTGATCACGGCTATCGGCACCGGCATCGGGCAGGAAGAATTTAATATCGACAAGACCCGCTATCATAAGATCATCATCATGACCGACGCTGACGTGGACGGCTCGCATATCCGCACGCTGCTGCTCACATTCTTCTATCGTCAGATGCCTGCTATCATCGAACGCGGTTATCTCTATATCGCCCAGCCGCCGCTTTATAAAATCAAGCGCGGCACGCACGAAGCCTATTTGAAAGACGATGCGGCGCTGGAAGCCTATCTTGTGAAATCCGCACTGGATGAAGCGGAACTGAAAATTGCAGACGGCAAAACCATCGCAGGTGAAGAACTGGCTGTGTGGGTAAAAGAAAGCGCACGTATTGCAGAATACATAAAAACGCTCTCGCGTCGTATTCCGGTGAATGTTGTGGAAGCGGCAGTGCTGACGGGACTATTCGATGTGGATGTGACGGAAGATGTTGCAGCTGCGCGCGTGCCTGCATTTGTCGCTAAGGTAAATGAGCTTTCCAAGGATAGCGGCGGATGGCAGTGCAACGTGGAGAGCGCCGGTTATGTAGTGACGCGTAAGGTGCGTGGCGTGGAGGAGCGTTATGTGCTGGATGAAAAATTCTTCATGAGCAGGGAAGGGCGTGAACTGCATAACGCTTCTGCACAGTTGATGCAGCATTACGCTGCACCGCTGACCTTTGTGCGCAAGGGAACGGAAATCAGCGTTTCCACGCCGACTGCTTTATATAATGCCGTCATGGAAATCGGCAAGAAGGGATCTACCATCAACCGCTTCAAAGGTCTGGGGGAAATGAATCCGGAACAGCTCTGGGAAACCACCCTCAATCCGGAAGCCCGTACACTGCTGAAGGTCGAAGTGAAACACGCCGAAGATGCGGAAGAAGTGTTCACGACGCTGATGGGCGACGTGGTTGAACCGCGCCGCGACTTCATCGTCAGCAACGCACTGAGCGTGGCGAACCTGGACGTTTAA
- the dnaA gene encoding chromosomal replication initiator protein DnaA: MSSTVLQEMERPRSVEKSQSWERVKGRLQAALGEATFKSWFNSIQYEYCEARQVFFTVPTRFVREWIMSHYADEMLRLWKAEDPSLISVEVRVRQAGTPKPAPQRNTTESPSSTVAAQEAAAPTRELHTAPENAASSNAAIEVSDSSLYVGALLDPRLTFENFVVAKPNELAHAAARRVAENDVVMQGCNPLFLYGGVGLGKTHLMHSIAWHIRRTNPERKVIYLSAEKFMYQFIRALRFKEALAFKEQFRSVDVLMIDDVQFISGKDSTQEEFFHTFNALVDQNKQLIISCDRSPSDLEGMEERIRSRLGWGLVADIHATSYELRLGILQSKVEKMQGIMIPQKVLEFLAHKITSNVRELEGALNRVVAHSTLVGRPVTLENTQEVLHDLLRANDRHITIEDIQKQVANHYNMKVSDMHSARRSRTVARPRQVAMYLAKKLTNKSLPEIGRKFGGKDHTTVMHAVKRVEELCKEEAEFAQDIEMLTRIFCQNS; this comes from the coding sequence ATGAGTTCGACTGTCCTGCAGGAAATGGAGCGTCCTCGTTCCGTTGAGAAATCCCAAAGCTGGGAACGCGTTAAAGGACGTCTGCAGGCCGCTTTAGGTGAAGCCACATTCAAAAGCTGGTTCAACTCAATCCAATATGAATATTGCGAAGCGAGACAGGTTTTCTTCACGGTGCCTACGCGCTTCGTGCGCGAATGGATCATGTCGCATTATGCAGACGAAATGCTGCGCTTGTGGAAAGCCGAGGATCCTTCGCTGATTTCCGTTGAGGTGCGTGTGCGCCAGGCAGGCACTCCCAAACCTGCTCCACAGAGAAACACGACAGAATCGCCTTCTTCCACAGTAGCCGCTCAGGAAGCCGCCGCACCTACCCGTGAACTCCATACTGCCCCTGAGAATGCAGCCAGCAGCAATGCCGCTATTGAGGTGAGCGATTCCTCGCTTTATGTGGGCGCTCTGCTCGATCCGCGCCTGACATTCGAGAATTTCGTCGTTGCCAAACCGAATGAACTAGCCCATGCGGCAGCGCGGCGTGTGGCGGAGAACGATGTCGTCATGCAGGGGTGTAACCCGCTTTTCCTGTATGGCGGTGTGGGACTCGGCAAAACCCATCTCATGCATTCAATCGCCTGGCATATCCGCCGTACGAATCCGGAACGTAAAGTTATTTATCTTTCCGCTGAAAAATTCATGTACCAGTTCATCCGCGCGCTGCGTTTCAAAGAAGCGCTGGCGTTCAAGGAGCAGTTCCGCTCGGTGGACGTGCTGATGATCGACGATGTGCAGTTCATCAGTGGCAAAGACTCCACGCAGGAAGAGTTCTTCCATACGTTCAATGCGCTGGTGGACCAGAACAAGCAGCTTATCATCTCCTGCGACCGTTCGCCTTCCGATCTTGAAGGCATGGAAGAGCGTATTCGCTCGCGCCTCGGCTGGGGACTGGTGGCAGATATCCATGCAACATCCTATGAACTGCGCCTCGGCATTTTGCAGTCCAAGGTCGAAAAAATGCAGGGCATCATGATTCCGCAGAAAGTGCTGGAGTTCCTTGCACACAAGATTACCTCGAACGTACGCGAACTCGAAGGCGCATTGAACCGCGTTGTGGCTCACTCCACGCTGGTCGGACGCCCGGTGACGCTGGAAAATACGCAGGAAGTGCTGCATGATCTGCTGCGCGCCAACGATCGTCACATCACGATTGAAGACATTCAGAAGCAGGTGGCGAATCATTACAATATGAAAGTGTCGGACATGCATTCCGCGCGCCGCTCGCGCACTGTTGCACGCCCGCGTCAGGTCGCCATGTATCTGGCGAAGAAGCTCACCAATAAGAGCCTGCCGGAAATCGGCCGGAAATTCGGCGGTAAGGATCACACGACTGTCATGCATGCCGTGAAACGCGTGGAAGAACTGTGCAAGGAAGAAGCCGAATTCGCGCAGGATATTGAGATGCTCACGCGCATCTTCTGCCAGAATTCGTAA
- the rpsT gene encoding 30S ribosomal protein S20: protein MAHHKSAEKRIRQTERRTEVNRARVSQIRSAVKAVEAAVASGKKAEAQDALKAAQPVIMSGVNKGVLKLATASRKVSRLSAKIKAIA from the coding sequence ATGGCACATCATAAATCGGCAGAGAAACGCATTCGTCAGACTGAACGCCGCACTGAAGTTAACCGCGCGCGCGTAAGTCAGATCCGTTCCGCTGTGAAAGCGGTCGAGGCGGCCGTTGCATCCGGTAAGAAAGCAGAAGCCCAGGATGCTCTTAAAGCAGCACAGCCTGTTATTATGAGCGGTGTCAATAAAGGCGTTCTGAAACTGGCAACGGCATCGCGTAAGGTTAGCCGCTTGTCCGCCAAGATTAAGGCCATCGCGTAG
- a CDS encoding NAD-dependent epimerase/dehydratase family protein: protein MHYLVTGGCGFIGSHLIDLLVNDGHTVTVIDDLSTGKRENIPAGVRLITADITAPDVFTNIVTTVDGCFHLAAIVSVQKSSEEWLRTHQVNQSGTVALFDAIARSRRPIPVVYASSAATYGDCADIPLGESSSCNPLSAYGLDKLACEWQGRVAAGIHAIPSAGLRFFNVYGPRQDPASPYSGVISIFASRMKHNQPVTIFGDGGQTRDFIYVGDIVRGLFLAMQGLERKALICGVLNLCTGMETSVNELAQTIARITGTQSAITHAPARVGDIRISLGNPQAAREAIGFSAVTALKDGLELTLKEL from the coding sequence ATGCATTATCTGGTAACCGGCGGCTGTGGTTTTATAGGTTCGCACCTTATCGACCTTCTTGTAAATGACGGTCACACAGTGACGGTTATTGACGATCTTTCAACGGGAAAACGGGAAAATATCCCCGCCGGGGTTCGGCTGATAACCGCAGATATTACCGCGCCGGATGTATTTACTAATATAGTCACTACGGTAGACGGATGTTTTCATCTTGCGGCCATCGTTTCAGTCCAGAAGTCCTCGGAAGAATGGCTCAGAACCCATCAGGTGAATCAGAGCGGCACCGTAGCGCTGTTCGATGCGATTGCCAGAAGCAGGCGCCCCATCCCTGTAGTATATGCTTCTTCTGCCGCAACTTATGGTGATTGCGCAGATATCCCCTTGGGAGAGAGTTCTTCCTGTAATCCGCTTTCCGCTTACGGCCTGGATAAGCTGGCCTGCGAGTGGCAGGGGCGTGTCGCAGCGGGCATTCATGCTATTCCATCTGCGGGATTGCGCTTCTTTAATGTATATGGACCGCGGCAGGACCCAGCGTCACCGTATTCCGGGGTCATTTCCATCTTCGCAAGCCGCATGAAGCATAACCAGCCGGTCACTATCTTTGGCGACGGCGGCCAAACGCGTGACTTTATTTATGTTGGCGATATCGTGCGCGGCTTGTTCCTGGCGATGCAGGGGCTTGAGCGCAAGGCATTAATATGTGGCGTGCTTAATCTCTGCACGGGGATGGAAACTTCTGTGAATGAACTTGCGCAGACCATTGCCCGTATCACCGGTACACAATCCGCTATCACCCATGCACCAGCAAGGGTAGGAGATATACGAATTTCACTGGGCAATCCGCAGGCGGCTCGCGAAGCAATTGGCTTCAGTGCGGTGACTGCGTTGAAGGATGGCTTGGAACTGACTCTGAAGGAACTTTAA
- a CDS encoding tetratricopeptide repeat protein: MLFKKQYLIIGIIAIAAVLASFLLIPHTKELALMEMKDKHFEEARTAYEKELSAGTLDMEVANNLSNLYLQKGDVNKAIEVIEKFVQAHPTDLDARTRLGTLYQYAQRSDDYLRNLEEINKLKPTSENLTTLSDIYNFKGEYDKQAQTLKELILTEKGKNPQHFVDLANIQASNHDYTNAIATLRDLQKTDPEHFTYQNELFLVSLLFDNKQPDEAAKAATEWVNTHENPEQAAELINMVHYRGNLAMGEALMGHFTEAQIDANPKLLEAYIYIEQSEGKDDDAYNRLKTLFEAKKLPQPLAGNLLLLAATRGDRKLANEVIQGVPLNTMQDTQVLSLIEIAITQRDSTLLAHISDNFRGEENEKQHPIVVAALAIANKSERAAMLLARLDTLGFSHEQTLRIAHICAHYKRVECTEHLLGNLPEQSKLTDSEVATVGDIYLQLHQYDKGADYLTKALETRKSVDIEKLLVQIDAARGRTKEVEAWVDAHPSEMNTRFLNDLYYSAYDNGRYNTAIRVAQIWRSKYNGGNAATGLIADASVRAGKYEDAVKILRGLPSMSRDEENNYLTALTKLSRRKPAYRKEMVDYATRKLSSGTAPRKQRLDILHALLDVNETDVAMPYIKDEALKSGGEWNTLYAELLDKRGRHDEARKFWLAALRESSPREQEDIAYVLLDNGYKDDAEPVFAKLALNPTLNAKDHNDVLAELLYIWGPRPEPDQMQWIEKRYQEASLQGKKYWASQIGNLGTEDYLIAFEERHPESITLSPEMAASYFDALADEGKMREKGAYFIANAKSTGNTDLLRKYAEVAQDRGFKRESRSAYETIVAIQPSDNSAVLDSGLSTFDLADYTSTKRYLDTYIKRNESAGGNDPQAYVAYFYYGEVTRRGGDLPSAQPYYLKTLALMDSNHVQDAPDTMSIRAQSQLWAGQKAEGLRTVDAAVKQYPQNMEMREALVEALMEDHEYGKARALLKKPLGANKQRTFVSVADIPGLTTPIKQYRLSKNKKKLLIRFAKHVKDADVEKLERLPWVSYVNDGYDAVLVVTLPEYKFHVNADELHSTTQAGSNDIRVAPVANH; this comes from the coding sequence ATGCTCTTTAAGAAACAGTATCTTATCATAGGGATAATTGCTATCGCCGCCGTTCTGGCGAGTTTCCTGCTTATCCCCCATACTAAAGAATTAGCGTTGATGGAAATGAAGGATAAGCATTTCGAAGAAGCGCGCACTGCCTATGAAAAAGAGCTGTCGGCTGGCACGCTGGACATGGAAGTGGCTAATAACCTTAGCAATCTTTATCTCCAGAAGGGCGACGTCAACAAAGCAATTGAAGTTATTGAAAAATTCGTACAGGCCCATCCGACCGACCTGGATGCGCGTACCCGCCTTGGAACATTGTATCAATATGCTCAACGTTCGGATGATTATCTGCGTAACCTGGAAGAAATTAATAAACTGAAGCCGACCTCAGAAAATCTGACAACCCTGTCGGACATTTATAACTTCAAAGGCGAATACGATAAACAGGCTCAGACGCTTAAAGAGCTTATTCTTACGGAAAAAGGTAAGAATCCCCAGCATTTTGTTGACCTTGCTAATATTCAGGCTTCCAATCACGATTATACAAACGCAATCGCTACGCTTCGCGATCTGCAGAAAACCGATCCGGAACATTTCACGTATCAGAATGAGTTGTTCCTTGTGTCCCTGCTGTTTGATAATAAGCAGCCTGACGAAGCAGCAAAAGCGGCGACTGAATGGGTAAACACACATGAGAATCCTGAGCAGGCGGCTGAACTGATCAATATGGTGCATTACAGAGGCAACCTCGCCATGGGTGAGGCGCTGATGGGCCATTTCACGGAAGCGCAGATCGATGCCAACCCCAAGCTGCTGGAAGCATATATCTATATTGAGCAGTCCGAAGGCAAGGACGATGATGCATATAACCGCCTTAAGACCTTGTTCGAAGCAAAGAAATTGCCGCAGCCGCTGGCGGGTAACCTGCTGCTGCTCGCTGCGACCCGCGGTGACAGAAAGCTGGCCAATGAAGTAATTCAGGGCGTGCCGCTGAACACCATGCAGGATACGCAGGTATTGAGCCTTATTGAAATCGCAATTACCCAGAGGGATTCAACCCTGCTTGCGCATATCTCGGATAATTTCCGCGGAGAAGAAAACGAAAAGCAGCATCCGATCGTGGTGGCTGCGCTGGCGATTGCCAATAAAAGCGAACGGGCTGCGATGCTGCTGGCCCGTCTGGATACGCTGGGCTTCTCCCATGAACAGACATTGCGTATTGCGCATATCTGCGCGCATTACAAGCGCGTTGAATGCACGGAACATCTGTTGGGCAATCTGCCGGAACAGAGCAAGCTGACGGATTCCGAAGTAGCGACCGTGGGCGACATCTATCTGCAGCTGCATCAGTACGACAAAGGTGCTGACTATCTTACGAAAGCACTGGAAACCCGTAAATCCGTGGATATTGAAAAGCTGCTGGTGCAGATTGATGCGGCTCGTGGCAGGACCAAGGAAGTCGAAGCCTGGGTAGATGCACATCCGTCTGAGATGAATACGCGCTTCCTCAACGACCTCTATTATTCTGCTTATGACAATGGCCGTTATAATACCGCTATTCGCGTGGCGCAGATCTGGCGCAGTAAATATAACGGTGGCAATGCGGCGACCGGTTTGATTGCCGATGCCAGCGTGCGCGCAGGCAAGTATGAAGACGCAGTCAAAATTCTGCGTGGTCTTCCCTCCATGTCTCGCGACGAGGAAAATAATTACCTGACGGCGCTTACGAAGCTTTCCCGTCGTAAACCGGCATACCGCAAGGAGATGGTGGATTATGCAACCCGCAAGCTTTCTTCGGGAACGGCGCCGCGCAAGCAGAGGCTGGATATATTGCATGCGCTTCTGGATGTAAACGAGACCGATGTAGCAATGCCTTACATCAAGGACGAAGCACTGAAGTCAGGTGGAGAGTGGAATACCCTGTATGCGGAATTGCTGGATAAGCGCGGTCGTCATGACGAAGCACGCAAATTCTGGTTGGCGGCCCTGAGAGAATCGTCTCCGAGGGAGCAGGAAGATATTGCCTATGTGTTGCTGGATAACGGCTATAAGGATGATGCTGAACCCGTCTTTGCAAAACTGGCGCTGAACCCGACCCTGAATGCGAAAGACCATAACGATGTACTGGCGGAACTGCTGTATATCTGGGGACCGCGTCCCGAGCCGGATCAGATGCAGTGGATCGAAAAGCGCTACCAGGAAGCAAGCCTGCAGGGCAAAAAATACTGGGCGTCTCAGATCGGCAATCTTGGAACCGAAGATTACCTTATCGCTTTCGAAGAACGTCATCCTGAGAGCATAACGCTCAGCCCTGAAATGGCAGCTTCATATTTCGATGCTCTTGCAGACGAAGGAAAGATGCGTGAAAAAGGCGCATATTTTATTGCCAATGCCAAGAGCACGGGAAATACGGATCTGCTGCGTAAATATGCTGAAGTGGCGCAGGACAGGGGATTCAAACGCGAATCACGTAGTGCTTATGAGACAATCGTGGCAATCCAGCCGTCTGATAATTCTGCAGTGCTGGACAGCGGCTTATCTACGTTCGATCTGGCGGATTATACCTCTACCAAGCGTTATCTGGATACCTACATTAAGCGCAACGAATCTGCTGGCGGTAATGATCCCCAGGCATATGTGGCCTATTTCTACTACGGCGAAGTTACACGCCGCGGTGGCGATCTGCCCAGTGCACAGCCTTACTATCTCAAGACGCTTGCACTTATGGATAGCAACCATGTGCAGGACGCACCGGATACCATGTCTATCCGTGCCCAGAGCCAGCTATGGGCAGGACAGAAGGCAGAAGGTCTGAGAACCGTTGATGCTGCCGTCAAGCAATATCCGCAGAATATGGAAATGCGTGAAGCGCTTGTCGAGGCGTTGATGGAGGATCATGAATATGGCAAGGCCAGGGCGCTCTTAAAGAAACCGCTGGGTGCAAACAAGCAGCGCACCTTCGTAAGCGTAGCGGATATTCCGGGCCTGACGACTCCGATCAAACAGTACCGTCTGTCCAAGAATAAGAAGAAGCTCCTGATTCGTTTTGCTAAGCATGTTAAGGATGCGGATGTTGAGAAATTAGAGCGTCTTCCTTGGGTAAGCTACGTCAACGACGGTTACGATGCTGTCCTGGTGGTCACACTCCCCGAATATAAATTCCATGTAAATGCAGACGAGTTGCATTCTACTACCCAGGCAGGTAGTAATGATATTCGTGTTGCGCCTGTCGCAAATCATTAA